The Nicotiana tabacum cultivar K326 chromosome 14, ASM71507v2, whole genome shotgun sequence genome contains a region encoding:
- the LOC142168821 gene encoding uncharacterized protein LOC142168821: MKNKLRFINGECKRLDPNSSKFRLWERCDDMVTSWIMNSLAKKIVDSVEYVEDAVELWRELEDRYDQTNGTKLYQIQKEINDLSQGALDITGYYTKMKKLWEKLNTLIAKSHCTCNCTCGAKESMHKTEQDKRLIQFLMGLNETYNVVRGSILMMNPLPTIAQAFSLLIQEER, from the coding sequence ATGAAAAATAAGCTGAGATTCATCAATGGGGAATGCAAGAGACTAgatccaaattcatcaaaatttcGATTATGGGAAAGATGTGATGACATGGTCACTTCATGGATTATGAACTCATTAGCTAAGAAAATTGTAGATAGTGTTGAGTACGTAGAAGATGCAGTTGAATTGTGGAGAGAACTTGAAGATCGATATGATCAAACAAATGGAACAAAACTATACCAGATCCAAAAGGAAATCAATGATTTATCCCAAGGAGCCCTTGATATCACTGGTTACTACACTAAGATGAAGAAGCTATGGGAGAAACTCAACACTTTGATTGCCAAATCCCATTGCACTTGCAATTGCACATGCGGAGCTAAGGAAAGCATGCACAAAACTGAGCAGGATAAGAGGTTGATACAATTTCTCATGGGATTGAATGAGACATACAATGTGGTTCGAGGCAGTATACTGATGATGAATCCTCTTCCTACAATTGCCCAAGCCTTTTCTTTACTAATTCAAGAGGAAAGGTAG